TTCGATTGGTTGTAATATAACCGAGATTTCATCATCTCGCACTGTATAAGAAATGAAATACGATTCATTGTTTTGGTTTGTAAGCCACGTTTGTAGTTCTTCTACATTCGTTAGCTTGCCACGAAAATCAAAAAAGAAACGAGCATTCTCCGCGTCACATTCAATTGTGATACAAACATAATTTTCAACATAAACGTCTAAACTATGCTGAAGCATTGAGAAAAATTCATTCGTCCACGTACACACTTCTTCATCGTAATGAGATAAGTTATGTAATTTCCCTAATACTTCGTACTCCAATAAGCACGGCTGCTGTTTCCAATTATATGTTAAAATCCATTCTGAAAATAAAGGCATCGATAGCCCCATCAGATTGGATTCTTGTCTCGCTTCTTGGACAAAACGATCGATGAGCCCATGAATCTCTTCCACTCTTCCAAGGGAGAGGTTTCCTTTAATCATCTGCATACGATTGAGCCAATCATGCCTAGAATGGCTCAACGCATCTATAATTGTCCATTTTTTATTCATCCAGATACCCCTTAATATAGAAAAACTCTAACCTGCACTCAGGTTAGAGTTTTCCGTGAGTTTCTTATGCTTCTTGAGCAACAGGATATACGCTCACTTGTTTGCGGTCACGGCCAAGACGCTCGAAGCGTACTACGCCGTCAACTTTCGCGTATAAAGTGTCATCGCCACCACGACCAACGTTAACACCTGGATAAATTTTTGTACCGCGTTGACGGTAAAGAATTGAACCACCTGAAACCGTTTGACCATCTGCGCGTTTAGCACCAAGACGTTTTGACTGAGAGTCACGACCGTTCTTTGTACTACCTACACCTTTCTTAGATGCGAAAAACTGAAGATCTAATCTTAACATACGTTACACCTCCTGCATTTTTTCTATTAAACGGATATACTTTCCGTAATCAAGTTCAATCGTCTTAAGCGAAACAACCAATCCTTCTAAAAGCGTTTGAGCTTTCTCTGCTGTATGAGCATCTAAATCATTAGGCAACTCATACGTTAAGAATCCACCATCACTTCCGAGCTCAATAGTTGCTTGCACATTACAAAGTACTTCCACTGCATTTATAGATCCAAACACGACCGCAGTTGTTCCAGCACAGACAAGGTCTTGTCCATGTGGTGCATAATCGGCATGCCCAGTCATTTTAAATGATTGGATACTTCCTAATTTCGTGCGACTTATCGTAATTTTAATCATCTTAACCAGAATTAAGCGTTGATTGCTTCAATCACTAGCTTAGTGTAAGGTTGACGATGACCTTGTTTCTTACGATTGTTCTTTTTCGCTTTGTATTTGAAAACGATGATTTTCTTAGCGCGACCTTGTTTTTCAACTTTCGCAGTAACTGTTGCACCTTCTACAACTGGGCTACCAACTTTCACGTTTTCGCCACCAACGAAAAGAACTTTGTCAAAAGTAACAGTTTCACCAGCTTCAGCATCTAATTTTTCAATGTAGATTTCTTGACCAGCTTCAACTTTAATTTGTTTTCCACCTGTTTCGATAATTGCGTACATACTTGCACCTCCTCATAATTACTAAGACTCGCCAAAACGAGGTAGACATAAAATGCCTTTTTGGAACCTGTCTTGTGCGGTTGTAGCATATAGCAGTTTAGGTGCTATAAACTATAACATAAAGATGTTATCACGAAACGTTGACTATTGTCAATAAATGTTCTGCTAACTATTTTTACGCAGCATCATTTCTTGCCTCGTTCCAAATCGAATAATTGCATATTTCTCAGCTTCTTCATCTGTGAAATAAACTTGGAACGGTATATTTTTTTGCAATTCTTTTTGTAAAAATATTTTTTGTACTTCTTTTGAAGCTGCAATTAATACCGCCTC
This sequence is a window from Bacillus pseudomycoides DSM 12442. Protein-coding genes within it:
- the rpmA gene encoding 50S ribosomal protein L27; this encodes MLRLDLQFFASKKGVGSTKNGRDSQSKRLGAKRADGQTVSGGSILYRQRGTKIYPGVNVGRGGDDTLYAKVDGVVRFERLGRDRKQVSVYPVAQEA
- the rplU gene encoding 50S ribosomal protein L21; this encodes MYAIIETGGKQIKVEAGQEIYIEKLDAEAGETVTFDKVLFVGGENVKVGSPVVEGATVTAKVEKQGRAKKIIVFKYKAKKNNRKKQGHRQPYTKLVIEAINA
- a CDS encoding sporulation initiation phosphotransferase B, which encodes MNKKWTIIDALSHSRHDWLNRMQMIKGNLSLGRVEEIHGLIDRFVQEARQESNLMGLSMPLFSEWILTYNWKQQPCLLEYEVLGKLHNLSHYDEEVCTWTNEFFSMLQHSLDVYVENYVCITIECDAENARFFFDFRGKLTNVEELQTWLTNQNNESYFISYTVRDDEISVILQPIEKSVVK
- a CDS encoding ribosomal-processing cysteine protease Prp; translation: MIKITISRTKLGSIQSFKMTGHADYAPHGQDLVCAGTTAVVFGSINAVEVLCNVQATIELGSDGGFLTYELPNDLDAHTAEKAQTLLEGLVVSLKTIELDYGKYIRLIEKMQEV